In Drosophila subpulchrella strain 33 F10 #4 breed RU33 chromosome 3R, RU_Dsub_v1.1 Primary Assembly, whole genome shotgun sequence, the following are encoded in one genomic region:
- the LOC119551332 gene encoding metallothionein-3 yields MPCVGCGKECKCTPEKCGENCKCQNPGKCGCNPANAAPSGGCCKKGGDTAGGDAKGKCCGDKK; encoded by the exons atgcCTTGTGTCGGTTGCGGTAAAG AATGCAAATGCACCCCAGAAAAGTGCGGCGAGAACTGCAAGTGCCAAAATCCCGGAAAATGCGGATGCAATCCCGCGAATGCCGCCCCCTCCGGCGGATGTTGCAAGAAGGGTGGCGACACCGCAGGGGGTGATGCCAAGGGGAAGTGCTGCGGCGACAAGAAGTAG
- the LOC119551307 gene encoding atlastin, translating into MGGSAVQVINASAEHIFELNEEALSEVLMRDEVKDRFVCVVSVAGAFRKGKSFLLDFFLRYMYSKYVHHDATDWLGDESDPLEGFSWRGGSERDTTGILMWSDIFLHDYPNGDKIAIILLDTQGAFDSQSTVRDCATVFALSTMLSSVQIYNLSQNIQEDDLQHLQLFTEYGRLALADTGKKPFQRLQFLVRDWSFPYEAEYGALGGDKILKRRLEVSDKQHPELQSLRRHISSCFTEVACFLMPHPGLNVATNPKFDGRLKDITPEFKNSLRSLVPMLLAPDNLVYKEISGQRVRARDLIQYFQSYMNIYKGNELPEPKSMLVATAEANHLTAVAAAKELYQQLMEEVCGGTRPYLSTAHLETEHLRVKDKALFQFATKRKMGGEDFTEKFRLKLEDDLEEVFANYRAHNESKNIFKAARTPAVYFACAVIMYILSGIFGLVGLYTFANFCNLVMGVALLTLALWAYIRYSGELSDFGGKLDDFATLMWERFMRPIYHGCMEKGIQHVATHATEMAVGGGGAAAYRSQNSVNASNGKVKRS; encoded by the exons ATGGGCGGATCGGCAGTGCAGGTTATCAACGCCTCCGCGGAGCACATCTTTGAGCTCAACGAGGAGGCGCTGAGCGAGGTTCTCATGCGGGATGAGGTGAAGGATCGGTTCGTCTGCGTGGTCTCCGTGGCGGGAGCCTTCCGGAAGGGCAAGAGTTTCCTGCTCGACTTCTTTCTGCGCTACATGTACTCAAAG TATGTGCATCACGATGCCACAGATTGGCTGGGAGACGAATCAGATCCCCTGGAAGGATTCTCCTGGCGCGGCGGATCCGAGCGTGACACCACCGGCATCCTAATGTGGTCCGACATATTCCTGCACGACTATCCCAACGGTGACAAGATAGCCATCATTCTGTTGGACACACAGGGCGCCTTCGATAGCCAGAGCACGGTGCGCGATTGCGCCACCGTTTTTGCGCTGAGCACGATGCTGTCCTCGGTGCAGATCTACAACCTGTCGCAGAACATCCAGGAGGACGACCTGCAGCACCTGCAGCTCTTCACCGAGTATGGCCGCCTGGCGCTGGCCGACACCGGCAAGAAGCCGTTCCAGCGCCTGCAGTTCCTCGTTCGCGACTGGAGCTTTCCCTATGAGGCGGAATACGGGGCACTGGGCGGCGACAAAATTCTGAAGCGGCGACTGGAAGTGTCCGACAAACAGCACCCCGAGCTGCAGTCACTGCGTCGCCACATCTCGTCCTGTTTCACAGAGGTGGCCTGCTTCCTGATGCCGCATCCGGGCCTCAACGTGGCCACCAATCCAAAGTTTGACGGCCGGTTGAAGGACATCACGCCCGAGTTTAAGAACAGCCTGCGCTCCCTGGTGCCCATGCTGCTGGCACCGGACAATCTGGTCTACAAGGAGATCAGCGGTCAACGGGTACGGGCCCGCGATCTCATCCAGTACTTCCAGTCGTACATGAACATCTACAAGGGCAACGAGCTACCAGAGCCGAAGAGCATGCTGGTGGCCACCGCCGAGGCTAACCACTTGACTGCCGTGGCCGCCGCCAAGGAGCTGTACCAACAGCTCATGGAGGAGGTGTGCGGTGGAACGCGGCCGTACTTAAGCACCGCTCACCTGGAGACGGAACACCTGCGGGTGAAGGACAAGGCCCTGTTCCAGTTCGCCACAAAGCGCAAGATGGGAGGCGAGGACTTCACCGAGAAGTTCCGCCTGAAACTGGAAGACGATCTCGAGGAAGTCTTTGCCAACTATCGAGCGCACAACGAGAGCAAGAACATATTCAAGGCAGCCCGCACCCCGGCGGTGTACTTCGCCTGCGCCGTCATCATGTACATCCTCAGCGGCATCTTCGGGTTGGTGGGCCTCTACACGTTCGCCAACTTCTGCAACCTGGTCATGGGTGTGGCGCTGCTGACGCTAGCTTTGTGGGCCTACATCAG GTACAGCGGCGAGCTCAGTGACTTTGGCGGCAAGTTGGATGACTTTGCTACCCTCATGTGGGAGCGG TTCATGCGACCCATCTATCACGGTTGCATGGAGAAGGGCATCCAGCATGTGGCCACCCATGCGACCGAAATGGCCGTTGGGGGGGGCGGCGCGGCCGCCTACCGATCCCAAAACTCGGTGAATGCGTCCAATGGCAAGGTGAAGCGCTCATGA
- the LOC119551301 gene encoding putative tyrosine-protein kinase Wsck produces the protein MAGGSRSGHRPILNWLSSCLVAMCLALPGGAPAAQETPAYYYVGCYTARTDLLHESVYAKTPQTCIEICEHQGHHYAVLASEKCFCANILEPQEQQDEQLCNTRCLANKAQYCGGVGVHSYYSTTLTKQPAPHHLRISNKTENSLTLNWNAFDARKLLLAGGAEAVLPNQLLDNFLIRAEVLKTYSSLPAFPQPEFMVQKTETQFELTDLHPATLYNISVRAICQDPQAGQSECGQASLEANTQVGQPSPAPAQPKILSRTDRTVTIELSPIRNDNGPLSKLLIIVEYVDNALSQPFDSQLLGSWQQAQQDGVPYYIAAELEYDRPEENRTRHFVVGDGKRYGRFSNKPLDQPNAHVHISLGVVSTLEGVTKTLYSRGTHDQHVTSLDDFSYATFDKGQSSVVALAVTCVIFGTCLLLSLIAYFYLRYKTCRVRRLTGGNTHEMTLQTPIIERENNGYLVEDDPVPHTPENFKQQLQQLVEGFERIPRNTLRLNVNDVIGDGRFGEIITGKVSTNDFARDCTLHVLCLDDLNGTTQAQLLRELRQLSHLKRQEHLLDFYGVSASPDWFYLIFEQQRVSLKRRLVESRLMAPSQRLTSLSEQLVLQWIYELASAMTYLTSCQVVHRQLCSHSVFVTGESKLKLSVFGPLQFMNTSRQQPDHSRWLAPEVLRHQHHHSTRSDVWSLACVAWECCALGGTPYANAVGTNQQLLEAIRAAVRPAQPAYVFGDLYQLLLNCWQLEPSERSTCEDVAFGVRQLMTSPRHALSFDRVVGGLDTLPPYLPQLETIALMG, from the exons ATGGCAGGTGGTTCAAGAAGCGGACACCGCCCCATTCTGAATTGGCTTTCTAGCTGCCTCGTGGCCATGTGTTTGGCCCTTCCAGGAGGAGCACCTGCCGCCCAGGAGACGCCTGCCTACTACTACGTCGGTTGCTATACGGCGCGAACGGATCTGCTCCATGAATCGGTGTACGCCAAAACCCCACAGACCTGCATCGAAATCTGCGAACACCAGGGACACCACTATGCTGTCCTGGCCTCCGAGAAGTGCTTTTGTGCCAATATACTCGAGCCGCAGGAACAGCAGGACGAGCAGCTGTGTAACACCCGCTGCCTGGCCAACAAGGCGCAGTATTGCGGCGGAGTCGGTGTCCACTCTTATTACTCTACCACACTGACCAAACAGCCGGCTCCTCATCATCTTAGGATATCGAACAAAACGGAGAACAGTCTGACCCTCAACTGGAATGCATTCGATGCCAGGAAACTGCTCCTGGCCGGCGGCGCCGAGGCAGTCCTGCCCAACCAACTATTGGACAATTTCCTGATTCGAGCTGAGGTTCTAAAGACCTACTCCTCGCTGCCCGCCTTCCCGCAGCCCGAGTTTATGGTGCAGAAGACGGAAACCCAATTTGAGCTTACGGATCTGCATCCCGCCACTCTTTACAACATCTCCGTGAGAGCTATTTGCCAGGATCCACAGGCAGGGCAATCTGAATGTGGTCAGGCATCGTTAGAGGCCAACACACAG GTGGGTCAGCCCAGCCCCGCTCCAGCACAACCCAAAATCCTCAGCCGCACTGATCGCACTGTCACCATAGAGCTATCGCCCATCCGAAATGACAACGGACCGCTGAGCAAACTGCTCATCATCGTGGAATATGTGGACAACGCCCTGAGCCAACCATTCGATTCACAGCTCCTGGGTAGCTGGCAGCAGGCTCAACAGGACGGAGTGCCCTACTACATAGCCGCCGAGCTGGAATATGACCGACCGGAGGAGAACCGCACCCGGCACTTTGTGGTGGGCGATGGCAAGCGATACGGGCGATTCAGCAATAAGCCCTTGGATCAGCCTAACGCACATGTCCACATCAGTCTCGGAGTG GTGAGCACCCTGGAGGGCGTGACCAAGACGCTGTACAGCCGTGGAACCCACGATCAGCACGTGACTTCACTGGACGACTTCAGCTACGCCACCTTCGATAAGGGTCAGTCCTCGGTGGTGGCCCTGGCCGTCACCTGTGTGATCTTCGGCACCTGCCTCCTGCTCAGTCTGATTGCCTACTTCTATTTGCGGTATAAAACTTGTCGCGTACGACGATTAACTGGCGGCAATACCCACGAGATGACGCTGCAGACGCCGATTATCGAGCGGGAGAACAATGGCTACCTGGTGGAGGACGATCCAGTGCCTCACACGCCGGAAAACTTCAAGCAGCAGTTGCAACAGTTGGTAGAGGGATTCGAACGGATACCGAGGAATACCCTCCGGCTTAATGTGAACGATGTGATCGGGGATGGACGCTTTGGCGAGATCATAACAGGAAAGGTTTCTACTAACGATTTCGCGAGGGATTGTACTCTGCACGTGCTCTGCCTGGATGACCTGAACGGAACTACTCAGGCACAGTTGCTGAGGGAGCTGCGTCAGTTGTCCCACTTGAAGCGCCAAGAGCATTTACTGGACTTCTATGGAGTGTCAGCCAGTCCAGATTGGTTTTACTTAATCTTCGAGCAGCAGCGCGTCAGCCTTAAGAGGCGATTGGTGGAGAGTCGCCTGATGGCGCCTTCACAACGCCTAACATCCCTGTCTGAGCAACTGGTGCTGCAGTGGATCTACGAGCTGGCCAGTGCCATGACCTATCTAACCAGCTGCCAAGTGGTGCATCGACAGCTCTGCTCGCACAGCGTCTTCGTGACCGGCGAGTCCAAGCTAAAGCTAAGCGTCTTTGGGCCGCTGCAGTTCATGAACACCAGTCGCCAGCAGCCGGACCACAGCAGATGGCTAGCTCCAGAAGTTCTGCGTCACCAGCATCACCACTCCACGCGCTCCGATGTGTGGTCACTAGCCTGCGTGGCCTGGGAATGTTGCGCTCTGGGCGGCACTCCCTATGCCAATGCAGTGGGCACCAACCAACAGCTCCTTGAGGCCATCCGGGCTGCAGTGCGTCCCGCACAACCGGCTTACGTGTTCGGGGATCTCTACCAACTACTGCTCAACTGTTGGCAGCTGGAGCCGAGCGAGCGGAGCACTTGCGAGGACGTGGCCTTCGGAGTGCGTCAGCTGATGACCTCACCGCGGCATGCCCTCAGCTTCGATCGAGTGGTGGGCGGTCTAGACACCCTGCCCCCGTACCTGCCGCAGCTGGAAACGATTGCGCTGATGGGCTGA
- the LOC119551325 gene encoding syntaxin-18: MDITQRFKASVMTVRLQRKAELAGKLKPAAASAKTAPTGPKDDFAREAKEVCNKITALRNVLIENRTAYMRIGQHLKSAAHMTDAQRDLIDRESEKFVSFYTTHLAKMRSDWKGVKRKPQERQHIDAVLDLLVSYLHSVEHIYLDQKKYRVQHELETYRLLKLAADKKKIPVRPAGSNSGKLGRRQVSNDESEATEASPSANGHADESSDNDWNNDGWGDWEEDEEEAEVDDHDGQEEKDTAQVSQRKPRSRKRSKHNKPALNDSSSKVALDEELQKQQEADDEDPLSAEDVQLFEAENVHIYNFLQGVSEEVEQIGKNVVDIAQLQDIFTEKVAMQQHNIDRIVSAVVGSTENVKDANEQIRQATQRNAGLRVWSLFFLLVMSFSLLFLDWYYD, translated from the exons ATGGACATCACCCAGAGATTTAAGGCCAGCGTGATGACGGTGCGCCTCCAGCGCAAGGCCGAGCTGGCCGGCAAGTTGAAACCAGCGGCGGCCAGCGCAAAAACTGCACCCACTGGGCCAAAGGACGACTTCGCCAGGGAGGCCAAGGAGGTGTGCAACAAGATCACCGCCCTGCGCAATGTGCTGATTGAGAACCGGACCGCCTACATGCGCATTGGCCAGCACCTGAAGTCCGCCGCCCACATGACCGACGCCCAGCGGGATCTGATTGACCGCGAGTCGGAGAAGTTCGTCAGCTTTTACACGACGCACCTGGCCAAGATGCGCAGCGACTGGAAGGGCGTCAAGCGGAAGCCCCAGGAGCGTCAGCACATCGACGCCGTGCTGGACCTGCTGGTCAGCTATCTGCACAGCGTGGAACACATCTATCTGGACCAGAAGAAGTACAGGGTGCAGCACGAGCTGGAGACCTACAGGCTGCTCAAGCTGGCGGCGGACAAAAAGAAGATCCCAGTGCGTCCGGCGGGCAGCAATAGTGGCAAGCTGGGCAGGCGCCAGGTCAGCAATGATGAGAGCGAAGCCACTGAAGCTTCTCCTTCGGCAAATGGTCACGCCGATGAATCTTCCGACAATGACTGGAATAACGATGGCTGGGGCGACTGGGAGGAGGACGAGGAAGAGGCCGAGGTGGACGACCACGATGGGCAGGAGGAGAAGGACACCGCCCAGGTCAGCCAACGCAAACCGCGCTCGCGCAAGCGGAGCAAGCACAATAAACCGGCCCTAAACGACTCGTCCTCCAAGGTGGCTCTGGACGAGGAGCTGCAGAAACAGCAGGAGGCCGACGATGAAGATCCCCTCAGTGCCGAGGATGTGCAGCTGTTTGAAGCTGAGAACGTGCACATCTACAACTTCCTCCAGGGCGTCTCCGAGGAGGTGGAGCAGATTGGGAAAAACGTCGTGGACATTGCCCAGCTGCAGGATATATTTACCGAGAAG GTCGCCATGCAACAGCACAATATTGACAGGATTGTCAGTGCCGTCGTGGGCTCCACAGAAAATGTCAAGGATGCCAACGAGCAAATCCGCCAGGCCACCCAAAGGAATGCTGGCCTTCGTGTGTGGTCGCTGTTCTTCCTGCTGGTCATGTCGTTCTCCCTGCTTTTCTTGGACTGGTACTACGATTAA